From the genome of Labedella gwakjiensis:
TGCGGTGGATCGCGCACCTGTCGACGTTCGGTCGCATGGCCGACGTGATCGACCGCGTGGAGACGGCGGCGTTGCGCACGCTCACGACGCACGCCGAGTCTCCGACACTCGGCGCGCGCCGCTTCACCGAACTCCCGACGGGCACCTCCGCGGTGCGCGGCGACGCGTCCGGCTACGTGACGTTCATCGATATCGCTGTCATCGAGCGCGTCGCGGCGCGCGCTGACCTCGGGGTCTACATCCTCGCTCTGCCCGGCTCGATGGTGGACGCCCGGACACCGCTCGTCGCCACGACCGCTCCCCTCGAAGATGCGGACCGTGCCGCCCTCATCCGAGCCGTCCGTGTGCGACCCCACCGCGACTACGAGCAGGACCCGCGGCTCGGCGTGATCGCACTCGCGGAGATCGGCAGCCGTGCGCTCTCCCCCGCGACCAACGACCCCGGTACCGCGATCGACGTCATCGCTGCGCTCCAGCGCGTGTTCGAGACCGTGCTCTCGTGCACCCCGTCGGACGACGTCGCCCACGAGCACGTCTTCGTGCGTCCGGTCGTCCTGCCGGACCTCGTCACCGACGCGTTCCGGCCCCTCGCCCGTGACGGCGCGTCCGTCGTCGAGGTCCAGATCCGACTGCAGAAGTGCCTCGACGCACTCGCGCGCACCGATCCGGAACGCTCCGCCGTGTTCCGCACCATGGCCGCGACGGCGTACGAACGCTCGCACGCCGCCCTCGACGAGTGGGACGTGGGCGATCTCGAGCAGACCTACCGAGCGACCTCGGGTCGACTGCCGTAGCGTTGACAGGGTCAGCCGCGTGGCGGACGCCGGCGATGGAGGAGGAACGTATGGTCTCGGGCATGGGAACGATGGGGATCATCGTGATGGTGTTCTACCTCCTCCTCTTCGCGGCGATCGCCGTGCTCGTGGTCCTCGCGATCGTGGCGCTCGTGCTCTCCATCCGTCTGCTGCGCATACGACTCGCCGAGGCGACAGGCCCGCGACCGCTCGACGGCATCGACGATCCGCGGCTCGGGCGCGACGCCCACGACCCCGACGCACCAGCCGGCGGCCCCTCCGCGTGACCCCGCGCGTTCCGGCGTTCGTCGCGGCGGTCGCCGCGGGACTCGCCGCGACGGCTGCGGTGGGGCTCGTGGCGTGGAGCGAGTGGGTCACGTGGCGCGCCTCGCGCGACGCGATCCCCCGGACGGGGCTCGACCCGCGACCTCGTGCGGGCGACGTGGTGCTCGTGCTCGGCTTCCGTTCGAGCGCGCACGGCCGCACGAACATCATCCAGCGTTGGCGGGTGCGCATCGCCGCCCGCTCGACGGATTCCCGCGCCGCGACCTTCGTCTTCTCGGGCGGCACGACCCGCGGTCCGTCGTCGGAGGCGGCGCTCATGGCGCGGTACGCGATCGACGAGGTCGGCATCCCCGCGGGCAGCGTCGTACTCGAGGAGGAATCGCGCACCACGTGGGAGAACGTGGCGTTCTCGATCCCCGTGCTCCGCGCTCTCGACGCGGAGTCCATCGTGATCGCGTCCAACACGTTCCACGCGCGACGGGCGCGACGCTACCTCGCGACGCAGGCGCCCGATCTCGGCCCCCGAATCCGCCGCGGCCGTGACTACAGGTTCGGCGAGCTCCTCGCCGTGAAGCCGTACCTCGCGATCTACGAGTGGCGGCGCGCCCGGCTCCGGCAGAGCTGACGACCCGCATGCCCGCCCGACTGCGCTCAGCGCAGCGCAGCGAGGATCGAGGGGAAGTGGTCGGAGAGCTCCCGTGCGAGATAGCCGACGGGAGCGGTCTCGGCGAGCCGGTCTCCGGCCGCGGCGTGAACGTACGTGCCCCAGACGGCGGCGCGTGTGGCCCCCACACCGCGAGCCGCCATACCTGCGATCGCACCCGCGAGGACGTCGCCGCTGCCGGAGGTGCCGAGACCGGGATTGCCTGCCGCCACGACCCACGCCGATCCGCTCGGATCGACGACGAGGTTCTGCGTCGCCACGACGGCGCGTAACCGGGAGGCCACAGCACGGGCCGCTCGCAGCACCGCGCGCGTGTCCGAGCTCTCGAGCTCGTCCTCGTCGGCGAGCATCGCGAGTTCCGAGGGATTCGGGGTGAGGATGAGATGGCCGCCGAGGTCGTCGACCCGCCCCGGATCGTCGTGCACAGCGACGAGAGCGAACGCGTCGAGGACCACGATGGTGTCGTCTCCCACGCCGTCGACGACGCCGTCGAGGAGGTCGGCGGCCGCATCGACGTCGTCGAGGCCGGGGCCGAAGAGGACGGCGTCGCTGCCCTCGAGGTCGTGCGCGAGGGCGGCGGCCGCGTCGCCTCGGACGCTGCCGGACTCGGTCTCGGCGAGGGGCACGACCCCGCACTCCGGTACGGCGATGGCGAGTCCGTCGGCCACGGACGCCGCGGTGCCGAGGGTCAGGCGCCCGGCCCCCACGCGGAGCGACGCGACGCCGGCGAGCGCCACGGCTCCCGGGCTCCGGCGCGCGCCGCCCACCACGAGGACGACGCCGCGGTCGTACTTCGACGCACCCGGCTGTGGCTGGCCCCAGCGCCTGAGCAGCCGAGGGGTGACGCGATCAGCGCGGGCGGGCATCGTCGCCTCCCGCGTGCACGGTGCTCTCCACACCGGACTGCTCGAGGTGCGCGACGTCGCCGACGAGGGTCGCGCGCCACCTCGAGCCGGATGCATCGTCGCGCTCCAGCACCGTGACGGAGGCGTTGCGGGCGGGCGCCTGCTGCGCGGCCGCGAGCACCGTGGCCTCGTCCCAGCCCTCCAGCACGTAGCGGACGAGGTACACGATGGCCTCGTGCGCGAAGACGACCCCATGGGTGGCGGGTGATGCCACGGCGTCGGCGAGGAACGACCGCAGCCGCAGCGCGACGTCGGCCCACGACTCGCCGCCGGGCGGCCGGTAGTAGAGCTTCCCGAGGTGAGCCTTCCGCGCTGCCTCGTCCGGATGGCGGGCGAGCACGCCGGCGCTCGTGAGCCTGTCGAGGATGCCGAGTTCGCGGTCGCGCAGCCGCTCGTCGAGCACCGGCACCGTACCGAGTCCGGCGCCCGCGATCGCGAGTTCGGCGGTGTGGCGGGCGCGCACGTACGGCGAACTCCACACCGCCGCCGTGGCGTCGAGCCCCAGGTTCGTGAGCGCGGCGCCCGCGGCGCTGCCCTGCTCCGCGCCGGTGGGCGAGAGCGGGGTGTCCGCGTCGCGCGTGGGGATGTCGACGACGTGTGCGCCCGTGCTCTCGGCGAACGACGCCGCCTCGTTCCCGAGGCTCTCCCCGTGCCGGACGATGACCAGTCGCTGCAATGTCATCGTCCGAGCGTACGAGCCACCACCGACACCCGCACCGGGTTGACCGGAGGGTGGGGAGAATTCACCGCGCGTCGCGGTAGCGCCACATGGTGAGCGAGCCGAAGACCGCGACGAGCACGGCGCACCACACGAGCGTGAGCGGCAGGCTCGCGCCCGGATCGACGCCGTTCATGAGGGCACGGACGCTCGTGACGAGGTGCGAGACGGGGTTCACCTCGACGAAGGCCTGCAGCCAGCCCGGCATCGTCGACGGGTCCACGAAGATGTTGCTGCCGAACGTGAGCGGGGTGATCACGAGCATGCTCACGCCCATGACGGCGCCCGACGTGCGGAGCACGAGGCTCAAGAACGTCCACACCCAGCCGAGGCTGAACGAAAACAGGAGGATGAGGAGGACTCCCGTGGCGACGCCCGGGAATCCGCCCTCCGGTCGCCACCCGAGCAGGAGGCCGAGCAGCGACGTGACGATCGACGAGATCGTGAAGCGCACGGCGTCGCCGAGCAGCATGCCGACGAGCGCCGACGGGCGCCAGATCGGCAGGGAGCGGAACCGGTCGAACACGCCCTTCTCGAGGTCGGTGCGCAGCGTGGTGCCCGTGTACATCGTGATCATGATCACGCCCTGCACCATGATCCCGGGGAGGAGGAACTGAATGTAGTCCACCGTGCTGCCCGCGAGCGCGCCGCCGAAGAGGAAGGTGAACAGCAGCGTGAACATGACGGGGAAGACCGTCACGTCGAAGAGCTGCTCCGGCACGTGCTTGATCTTGAGGAGCGCCCGCCATCCGAAGGTCAGCGACGTGGAGAGCGGGCCGGGAGGCGACGGCCGCTCGCTGCTCGCGAGGGCCGAGAGGATCTTCGAACCGGGGTCGGGTGCCGCGCCGTCGTCCGTGCGCGTGGCGTCGAGGGTCATGCCGCTTCCTCCGTCTCGGTGGACTCCTCGGCCGGGTGGCCGGTGAGGGAGAGGAACACCTCGTCGAGCGTCGGCTGCCCGAGCGAGAACTGAGCGAGCGGGATGCCCGCATCGTCGAGCGCCGAGAGCGCTCGCGTGACGAGCCGCTGCTCGTCGACGTTTGCCCCGAGGGCCGTGGGGTCGGCCTCCTCGCGCACGTCCACACCGAGTTCGCGTTCGAGCACCGCACGAGCGGACTCGCGGTCGGCGCGGTCCTTCACCCGCACGTGCAGGGAGCCCGAGCCGACGGACGCCTTGAGCTCCGAGGACGTGCCCTCCGCGATGACCTTGCCCCGGTCGATCACGCTGATGCGATCGGCGAGCTGGTCGGCCTCGTCGAGGTACTGCGTGGTGAGGAGCACGGTCGTGCCGCTCGACACCATCGCACGCACGATGTCCCACACCTCGTTGCGACTGCGGGGGTCGAGGCCGGTCGTGGGCTCGTCGAGGAAAAGTAGCTCGGGGGTCACGACGATGCTCGCGGCGATGTCGATGCGTCGACGCATGCCGCCCGAGTACTTCTTCACCTGACGGTCGGCGGCGTCGCTCAGGGCGAAGGCGTCGAGCAGCTCATCGGCGCGACGCTTGGCGGCCGGGCCGGTGTAGCCGAAGAGCCTCCCGATGAGGCGGAGGTTCTCGCGCCCGGTGAGGTCTTCGTCCACCGACGCGAACTGACCCGTGAGGCTGACTCGCCGGCGCACCTCGTTCGCCTCGCTCACGACGTCGCGGCCGAGAACGCGGGCGGTGCCGCCGTCCGGTCTCGCGAGGGTGGCGAGCATGCGGATGGTGGTGGTCTTTCCGGCGCCGTTCGGGCCGAGGAAGCCGTGGACTCCACCCCGCGGGATGGCGAGGTCGACGCCGTCGACGGCGCGGTTCGATCCGAAGACCTTCACGAGATCGTGGGTCTCGATGGCGAGATCGGTCATGGGCCCTCCAGACAGGACGCCAGGACCAGCGTATTCCTGTTAGGAACATTCCTAGCAGGAAGATACGATCGTGTCCATGCCGGGATTACCCCCCAACGCCTACGCGCTCCTGGGACTGCTCGTCTTCGACGCGAACTCATCCGAATCGGGCGGCATGACGGGCTACGAGCTCAAGCAGCGCGCCGACTTCACCCTCCGCTACTACTGGGTGTCGCCCGCGATGAGTCAGATCTACTCCGAGTTGCGACGACTCGCCACCGAGGGATACGTGGCGGAGGTGGCCGGGGAGGGGGCCACTCGGTATCGGGTCACGCCTGGCGGCGCCGAGGCACTGCAGAGCTGGCTCTTCGAGGGCGAGGTGGGCTTCCCGATCCTCAAGCACCCGGTGGCCCTGCGGCTGCTCATGGGCCGCCTCTCCACTCCGGAACACCTGCAGGGGATGCTCGGGGAGCACCTCGACGACCTCGCCGAGCGTCGCGCCGACCTGCAGGGCGTGCGCGACATGCTCGGCGACGATCACGCGAGACGCTATGCGGCGCTCGTCGCCGACTGGGGGCTCGCGTACTACGACAGCGAGACGAGAATCGTGACGGATCTGCGCGAGCGCCTGGAGTCGATGGACTGAGGCCGCGGGCCCGCCCCGCACGGTCGCGGTTCGGTCCCCCGATCCGGTCGGAGGACACCACGCCGGAGCCGTAACCTGTCGTCCACAACGAGTATCCGTGGGACTTTCTGACTCCTTTTCCGGATACCGTCCGAATGTCGGTGGTGTCGTGTTCACTGGACGCATGACCACCCACGGCGCGGCT
Proteins encoded in this window:
- a CDS encoding DUF2254 domain-containing protein, which produces MTTGIGAVLGRIGRQVWARAALYTIASVVFALAAGAVGTLVPFRVVVDLGQDSVGTILQIIASSMLTVTTFSLTAMVTAYSAATTTATPRATQLLIEDRTSQNALSTFVGGFAFSLVGLIALSTGYYGEQGRTILFFGTLVMVALIVVTLLRWIAHLSTFGRMADVIDRVETAALRTLTTHAESPTLGARRFTELPTGTSAVRGDASGYVTFIDIAVIERVAARADLGVYILALPGSMVDARTPLVATTAPLEDADRAALIRAVRVRPHRDYEQDPRLGVIALAEIGSRALSPATNDPGTAIDVIAALQRVFETVLSCTPSDDVAHEHVFVRPVVLPDLVTDAFRPLARDGASVVEVQIRLQKCLDALARTDPERSAVFRTMAATAYERSHAALDEWDVGDLEQTYRATSGRLP
- a CDS encoding YdcF family protein, giving the protein MTPRVPAFVAAVAAGLAATAAVGLVAWSEWVTWRASRDAIPRTGLDPRPRAGDVVLVLGFRSSAHGRTNIIQRWRVRIAARSTDSRAATFVFSGGTTRGPSSEAALMARYAIDEVGIPAGSVVLEEESRTTWENVAFSIPVLRALDAESIVIASNTFHARRARRYLATQAPDLGPRIRRGRDYRFGELLAVKPYLAIYEWRRARLRQS
- a CDS encoding NAD(P)H-hydrate dehydratase; translated protein: MPARADRVTPRLLRRWGQPQPGASKYDRGVVLVVGGARRSPGAVALAGVASLRVGAGRLTLGTAASVADGLAIAVPECGVVPLAETESGSVRGDAAAALAHDLEGSDAVLFGPGLDDVDAAADLLDGVVDGVGDDTIVVLDAFALVAVHDDPGRVDDLGGHLILTPNPSELAMLADEDELESSDTRAVLRAARAVASRLRAVVATQNLVVDPSGSAWVVAAGNPGLGTSGSGDVLAGAIAGMAARGVGATRAAVWGTYVHAAAGDRLAETAPVGYLARELSDHFPSILAALR
- a CDS encoding histidine phosphatase family protein produces the protein MTLQRLVIVRHGESLGNEAASFAESTGAHVVDIPTRDADTPLSPTGAEQGSAAGAALTNLGLDATAAVWSSPYVRARHTAELAIAGAGLGTVPVLDERLRDRELGILDRLTSAGVLARHPDEAARKAHLGKLYYRPPGGESWADVALRLRSFLADAVASPATHGVVFAHEAIVYLVRYVLEGWDEATVLAAAQQAPARNASVTVLERDDASGSRWRATLVGDVAHLEQSGVESTVHAGGDDARPR
- a CDS encoding ABC transporter permease; its protein translation is MTLDATRTDDGAAPDPGSKILSALASSERPSPPGPLSTSLTFGWRALLKIKHVPEQLFDVTVFPVMFTLLFTFLFGGALAGSTVDYIQFLLPGIMVQGVIMITMYTGTTLRTDLEKGVFDRFRSLPIWRPSALVGMLLGDAVRFTISSIVTSLLGLLLGWRPEGGFPGVATGVLLILLFSFSLGWVWTFLSLVLRTSGAVMGVSMLVITPLTFGSNIFVDPSTMPGWLQAFVEVNPVSHLVTSVRALMNGVDPGASLPLTLVWCAVLVAVFGSLTMWRYRDAR
- a CDS encoding ATP-binding cassette domain-containing protein, which produces MTDLAIETHDLVKVFGSNRAVDGVDLAIPRGGVHGFLGPNGAGKTTTIRMLATLARPDGGTARVLGRDVVSEANEVRRRVSLTGQFASVDEDLTGRENLRLIGRLFGYTGPAAKRRADELLDAFALSDAADRQVKKYSGGMRRRIDIAASIVVTPELLFLDEPTTGLDPRSRNEVWDIVRAMVSSGTTVLLTTQYLDEADQLADRISVIDRGKVIAEGTSSELKASVGSGSLHVRVKDRADRESARAVLERELGVDVREEADPTALGANVDEQRLVTRALSALDDAGIPLAQFSLGQPTLDEVFLSLTGHPAEESTETEEAA
- a CDS encoding PadR family transcriptional regulator — translated: MPGLPPNAYALLGLLVFDANSSESGGMTGYELKQRADFTLRYYWVSPAMSQIYSELRRLATEGYVAEVAGEGATRYRVTPGGAEALQSWLFEGEVGFPILKHPVALRLLMGRLSTPEHLQGMLGEHLDDLAERRADLQGVRDMLGDDHARRYAALVADWGLAYYDSETRIVTDLRERLESMD